A single region of the Thermoleophilum album genome encodes:
- a CDS encoding cytochrome c-type biogenesis protein, whose protein sequence is MARSSRNRFAATAAVAAFVALCAVALTPAALACPKTTLADVEDEVMCPVCGTPLGLATEAPQAERERAFIQRLVDRCYDKQQIKRALVAEFGPRVLAVPPDSGTRVFSYLVPAAGLVCALTALAAGVARWRRARAAAASGLGAPVDAASGGARANAAAGLGDPDDPRVERALERSGLW, encoded by the coding sequence GTGGCACGGTCCTCTCGCAACCGCTTCGCCGCGACTGCCGCTGTGGCGGCGTTCGTGGCGCTATGCGCTGTCGCGCTCACGCCCGCCGCGCTCGCCTGCCCGAAGACGACTCTCGCCGACGTCGAGGACGAGGTGATGTGCCCTGTGTGCGGGACGCCGCTCGGCCTTGCGACCGAGGCGCCGCAGGCCGAACGTGAGCGCGCGTTCATCCAACGGCTGGTCGACCGCTGTTACGACAAGCAACAGATCAAACGCGCGCTCGTCGCCGAGTTCGGACCGCGCGTGCTCGCCGTGCCGCCCGACAGCGGAACGCGCGTGTTCTCCTATCTCGTACCGGCCGCAGGTTTGGTCTGTGCGCTGACAGCACTGGCGGCAGGGGTGGCACGGTGGCGACGGGCGCGCGCGGCGGCGGCGAGCGGTCTGGGCGCCCCGGTCGACGCAGCAAGTGGTGGCGCACGAGCGAACGCTGCGGCTGGGCTCGGCGACCCCGACGACCCACGCGTCGAGCGAGCGCTCGAGCGCAGCGGCCTGTGGTGA
- a CDS encoding SGNH/GDSL hydrolase family protein encodes MRGRGAFPALRALALAVLAVFALGAATPNALARARYVALGDSYSSGTGTGNYFDRQCLRSEQAYPAVVTIARGDLDLVFEACSGATTDDLLREQLDGLTADTRWVTVTIGGNDIGFADIVVACASASLAGNCEEEIAEGERKAREELPAKLDRTYRAIRQRAPHARVLVLGYPRLFQDRGRPPNCTGGALFTPERIERLNRGAEMLRDLIRERVAAAGPGFYFLDAISVFEGHEVCSPNPWINGVMTEIVSSYHPNRFGHFAGYGRMVLDAMERIPRAERQSPTSGSRTGTPRSGTGTPNGGSEVRALRRCPVAPRARFTRSGVGRFRLGTSAGSLLRQAGRPQTRSRNAWTWCVRGGGAVTVVFSRGRTVAVFTNARGHTYRGLGAGDRVTAALRRRLALARRGRYLVARGGVFLRIRQGRVVHIGVRS; translated from the coding sequence ATGAGGGGCAGGGGTGCCTTTCCGGCGCTGCGCGCGTTGGCGCTGGCAGTACTTGCAGTTTTCGCGCTCGGGGCGGCGACGCCGAACGCGCTCGCCCGCGCCCGCTACGTGGCGCTCGGCGACTCCTACTCGTCGGGGACAGGCACCGGCAACTACTTCGACCGCCAGTGCTTGCGCAGCGAGCAGGCGTATCCCGCTGTGGTGACCATCGCGCGCGGTGATCTCGACCTGGTGTTCGAGGCATGCTCGGGCGCAACCACCGACGACCTGCTGCGCGAACAGCTCGACGGGCTGACCGCCGATACCCGCTGGGTGACGGTGACGATCGGCGGCAACGACATCGGCTTCGCGGACATCGTCGTCGCGTGCGCGAGCGCGAGCCTGGCAGGCAATTGCGAAGAGGAGATCGCCGAGGGCGAACGCAAGGCGCGCGAGGAGCTGCCCGCCAAGCTCGACCGCACGTACCGCGCGATCCGTCAGCGGGCGCCGCACGCACGAGTGCTGGTCCTCGGGTATCCGCGGCTGTTTCAGGACCGCGGCCGGCCGCCCAACTGCACCGGGGGAGCTCTGTTTACGCCCGAGCGCATCGAACGCCTCAACCGTGGCGCCGAGATGCTCCGCGACCTGATCCGCGAGCGCGTCGCGGCGGCCGGACCGGGCTTCTACTTCCTCGACGCAATATCCGTGTTCGAGGGGCACGAGGTCTGCAGCCCGAACCCCTGGATCAACGGCGTGATGACGGAAATCGTGAGTAGCTACCACCCGAACCGCTTCGGCCACTTCGCGGGCTATGGGCGGATGGTGCTCGACGCGATGGAGCGCATCCCGCGCGCCGAGCGCCAGTCGCCGACCAGCGGTAGTCGCACGGGTACACCCCGTAGTGGCACAGGTACACCCAACGGCGGCAGCGAGGTGCGCGCGCTGCGCCGCTGCCCGGTGGCGCCGCGCGCGCGGTTTACGCGCTCCGGAGTAGGCCGCTTCCGGCTCGGCACAAGTGCGGGCTCGCTGCTGCGCCAGGCCGGGAGGCCGCAGACGCGGTCGCGCAACGCGTGGACCTGGTGCGTGCGCGGCGGCGGAGCTGTCACCGTGGTCTTCAGCCGCGGACGTACCGTCGCGGTGTTCACCAACGCCCGCGGCCACACATATCGCGGGTTGGGGGCCGGGGACCGAGTTACAGCCGCGCTCCGTCGTCGCCTCGCGCTCGCGCGCCGCGGCCGCTACCTCGTTGCGCGCGGCGGTGTGTTTCTGCGCATTCGCCAGGGCCGAGTCGTGCACATCGGCGTCAGGTCGTGA
- a CDS encoding FAD-binding oxidoreductase: protein MTFDRRTTGGLESTLRAAVGPAHVIVDPAQLKAFECDWTRRFQGRARAAVLPADSEEVAAVVTAAAEHGVGVVPQGGNTGLVGGSVARSGELVLSLRRLRTRGKIDLTNRTVRVGAGVTLAELDDLARPHGLAAGLDLGARDAASVGGIVACDAGGHNALRYGTARRRVRGLEVALADGSIVWIGPRAPKDNAGYNLVPLLVGSEGTLAVITAVEWELVPRPERRATALLAVDSMPRALEFALALRASVPAVEAIEFMCSASFALLAEQLSLAAPAPLRPVVESGGFALLCEVAGDSDDVERFAAFVTRRAAGERATLASDEAQRTRLWRLRDAVPEAVARAGVAHKIDVALPPQNLDEFDRRLRELFADRFAPPARLVCFGHLGDGNVHVNVLGLPPDCEDVDAAVLELAAACGGTISGEHGIGTAKARYLHLVRSEHEIALMRAIKRAFDPRGVLNPGVLLPEP from the coding sequence ATGACTTTCGACAGACGCACAACGGGGGGACTCGAGTCGACCTTGCGAGCGGCAGTGGGGCCGGCGCACGTGATCGTCGATCCGGCACAGCTCAAGGCGTTCGAATGCGATTGGACGCGCCGCTTCCAAGGCCGTGCCCGAGCCGCGGTTTTGCCCGCCGACAGCGAAGAGGTCGCTGCGGTGGTGACGGCAGCGGCCGAGCACGGCGTCGGCGTCGTGCCCCAGGGTGGTAACACTGGGCTCGTCGGTGGCTCGGTCGCGCGGTCAGGCGAGCTCGTGCTCTCGCTCAGACGACTGCGAACGCGCGGCAAGATAGATCTGACGAACCGCACCGTCAGGGTTGGCGCCGGGGTCACTCTTGCCGAGCTCGACGACCTCGCACGTCCGCACGGCTTGGCAGCGGGGCTCGACCTGGGAGCTCGCGATGCAGCGAGCGTGGGGGGGATAGTGGCCTGCGACGCTGGTGGCCACAACGCGCTCCGTTACGGAACCGCTCGCCGGCGCGTGCGCGGCCTCGAGGTGGCGCTTGCCGACGGTTCCATCGTGTGGATCGGTCCGCGCGCTCCCAAAGACAACGCCGGCTACAACCTCGTCCCGCTGCTCGTCGGAAGCGAGGGGACGCTCGCCGTAATCACCGCTGTCGAGTGGGAGCTCGTCCCGCGACCGGAGCGCCGCGCGACGGCTCTGCTCGCTGTCGACTCGATGCCACGAGCGCTCGAGTTCGCGCTGGCGCTGCGCGCGTCGGTTCCGGCGGTGGAAGCGATCGAGTTCATGTGCAGCGCGTCTTTCGCGCTGCTCGCCGAGCAGCTCTCGCTCGCCGCGCCCGCCCCGCTGCGGCCGGTGGTCGAGAGCGGCGGGTTTGCGCTGCTCTGCGAGGTCGCCGGCGACAGCGACGATGTCGAGCGCTTCGCGGCTTTCGTCACCCGTCGCGCGGCCGGCGAGCGGGCGACGCTCGCCAGCGACGAGGCGCAGCGCACGCGCCTCTGGCGCCTGCGCGACGCCGTTCCCGAGGCCGTTGCACGGGCGGGTGTCGCCCACAAAATCGATGTCGCGCTGCCGCCGCAAAACCTGGACGAGTTCGATCGGCGTTTGCGTGAGCTGTTCGCAGACCGCTTCGCGCCACCGGCCCGGCTGGTTTGTTTCGGGCACCTCGGCGACGGCAACGTGCACGTGAACGTGCTGGGTTTGCCGCCTGATTGCGAAGACGTGGACGCGGCCGTGCTCGAGCTCGCGGCCGCGTGTGGCGGGACGATCAGCGGCGAGCACGGCATCGGCACCGCCAAGGCTCGCTACCTCCACCTGGTGCGCAGCGAACACGAGATCGCGCTGATGCGAGCGATCAAGCGTGCGTTCGACCCACGCGGCGTCTTAAACCCGGGGGTGCTTCTGCCCGAACCCTGA
- a CDS encoding glutathione S-transferase family protein: protein MAATLYSIPPSHPALAAKLMLRRVGLNHRVVELPPGLHAAVVRARGFERGTVPALVIDGRRIQGSTAISRYLDELFPGVLFPTEPGLRARVAEAEEWGEREFQPVPRRIFRWILARDPEARAELARQSKLPLAALQARTTAPIARRFATAVGASEERVRRDIATLPEQLERVDTYIADGTIGGEEPNAADFQIATTVHALMRFPQLRPLIEGRPAADLARRVVGEPREVPVRVPDEWIAPTRS from the coding sequence ATGGCCGCGACGCTCTATTCGATTCCGCCTTCGCACCCGGCGCTGGCCGCGAAGTTGATGCTGCGCCGGGTCGGGCTCAACCACCGTGTGGTCGAGCTGCCGCCCGGTTTGCACGCCGCTGTGGTGCGCGCTCGCGGCTTCGAGCGGGGAACCGTCCCTGCACTGGTGATCGACGGGCGCAGGATCCAGGGATCGACAGCGATAAGTCGTTATCTCGACGAGCTGTTCCCCGGCGTTCTTTTCCCCACCGAGCCCGGACTGCGCGCGCGCGTGGCGGAGGCCGAGGAGTGGGGCGAGCGCGAGTTCCAGCCGGTGCCGCGCCGGATCTTCCGGTGGATCCTGGCGCGCGACCCCGAGGCACGTGCGGAACTGGCACGGCAGTCGAAGCTTCCGCTCGCCGCCCTGCAGGCGCGCACCACGGCGCCGATCGCGCGCAGGTTCGCTACCGCGGTGGGGGCGAGCGAGGAACGGGTGCGACGCGACATCGCCACATTGCCCGAGCAGCTCGAGCGTGTCGACACGTATATCGCCGACGGAACGATCGGCGGTGAGGAGCCGAACGCCGCCGATTTCCAGATCGCCACCACGGTCCACGCGCTGATGCGATTCCCACAGCTGCGGCCGCTGATCGAGGGACGGCCGGCCGCCGACCTCGCCCGCCGTGTGGTGGGCGAGCCGCGCGAGGTGCCGGTGCGGGTGCCGGACGAGTGGATCGCCCCCACCCGTAGCTGA
- a CDS encoding alpha/beta fold hydrolase, producing the protein MAKFLSPFEFRSRFVSVAASRVRSRTLPSAPADRSAGRRPPRGARALRALAAAAAAGMLVALPTTASAAAKVSERFERIRGYNEPSTPAKYDRVGILAVGSRKAPNILILVPGTSASSTYFVPLAEDIVRKLPRWQVWAVERRENLLEDHSVFNLAKRRKVTEQQVFDYYLRWITTPSITKHIRLIPDSEVAFARNWGMRTEIEDLHRVVQLARKRGRHVVLGGHSLGGTITTAYATWNFGGKPGARYLDGLVYIDGGRIGNPPSADEARRQLEQFATQSPWLSFGGIPAPYAGLFNTAGSLAALIYPNEPSIAYDWPGLPAFLKPPVRPTNLAQYGYALDTETSPPALWAAQAHIGKLKPSGEPRGWDQAGEITPIRRYARMFSGIDFQGLDGTAWYHPMRLTIDASAVGNGTPNAAQKVFGVRATLGRKLPKRLRIYAFGAAGGRLVTEAARDLARQAGIPKRNVVLVNRQSTYAHNDPAGAYPRNEFVKYLLPFLKRIAR; encoded by the coding sequence ATGGCGAAGTTCCTCTCGCCGTTCGAATTTCGGTCGCGTTTCGTTTCAGTCGCAGCGTCGCGCGTGCGCAGTCGGACGCTGCCGAGCGCGCCCGCAGACCGCAGCGCTGGGCGCCGCCCGCCACGCGGCGCTCGGGCGCTTCGGGCACTTGCTGCTGCCGCTGCGGCCGGCATGCTCGTCGCTCTCCCGACGACAGCATCGGCAGCGGCGAAGGTGAGCGAGCGTTTCGAGCGGATTCGCGGCTACAACGAGCCCTCGACACCGGCCAAGTACGACCGCGTCGGCATCCTCGCGGTCGGTTCGCGCAAAGCGCCGAACATCCTGATCCTCGTTCCGGGCACGTCGGCAAGCTCCACCTACTTCGTCCCCCTCGCCGAGGACATAGTGCGCAAGCTCCCGCGCTGGCAGGTGTGGGCGGTGGAGCGGCGCGAGAACCTGCTCGAGGACCATTCGGTGTTCAACCTCGCCAAGCGCCGCAAAGTGACCGAGCAGCAGGTGTTCGACTACTACCTGCGGTGGATCACGACGCCGTCGATCACCAAGCACATCCGGCTGATCCCCGACAGCGAGGTCGCCTTCGCGCGCAACTGGGGTATGCGCACCGAGATCGAGGACCTGCACCGGGTCGTGCAGCTCGCGCGCAAGCGTGGTCGCCACGTGGTGTTGGGCGGCCACTCCTTGGGCGGAACCATCACCACCGCCTACGCCACGTGGAACTTCGGTGGCAAACCGGGCGCGCGCTATCTCGACGGGCTTGTGTACATCGACGGCGGCCGGATCGGTAACCCCCCGAGCGCCGACGAGGCACGCAGGCAGCTCGAGCAGTTCGCCACGCAATCGCCGTGGCTGAGCTTCGGTGGCATACCGGCACCCTATGCCGGTCTCTTCAACACCGCCGGCTCGTTGGCTGCGCTCATCTATCCCAACGAGCCGTCGATCGCGTACGACTGGCCGGGGCTGCCGGCGTTCCTCAAGCCACCGGTGCGGCCCACGAACTTGGCGCAGTACGGCTATGCCCTCGACACCGAAACGTCGCCGCCGGCGCTGTGGGCAGCCCAGGCACACATCGGCAAGCTCAAGCCAAGCGGCGAGCCGCGCGGCTGGGACCAGGCTGGTGAGATCACTCCGATCCGCCGTTACGCGCGGATGTTCTCGGGCATCGACTTCCAAGGGCTCGACGGGACGGCCTGGTACCACCCGATGCGCCTGACGATCGACGCCAGTGCCGTGGGCAACGGCACGCCGAACGCGGCGCAGAAGGTGTTCGGTGTCCGTGCCACGCTCGGACGCAAGCTGCCGAAGCGGTTGCGGATCTATGCCTTCGGCGCCGCGGGCGGGCGGCTCGTCACCGAGGCCGCGCGCGATCTTGCGCGTCAGGCGGGGATCCCGAAGCGCAACGTTGTGCTCGTGAACCGGCAGAGCACGTATGCCCACAACGATCCGGCGGGCGCCTACCCGCGCAACGAGTTCGTCAAGTACCTGCTGCCGTTCCTGAAACGGATCGCGCGCTAG
- a CDS encoding Kelch repeat-containing protein codes for MTRGWQAPWRARAVATVVAGVCCALLWGADAFAVTPKGAFATLRPLPRPLMLTAWGLLPDGRVLVAGGFSGGAGTRSAVLFDPRSRRWLATGSLAVGRFAHTLTVLPGGDALVCGGASLSARDPGYLASCERWLPSSGRFVSAPALPSPRANHAAVLVPRADGGSAAVVVTGGLGRGSAGLGEVDVLPLGDDGRALAGWRPLAALENGRYHHTATVLRDGRVLVAGGERSDRPIPLFATEIVDPVRATSTVSDPLTEPRVNHFAVALADGRVLVGGGGTFASGFRRSVEIYDPHSQRWRRAAPMRVARGFAQATRLADGRVLVVGGFGNDGDLAEAEIYDPRRDRWTMVGERPRPRARGIAVTLTDGLVLLAGGQLANGRVLRDAELFDPRAVARLADLRLPARVRSRAALVFRYWSGTRGPTTIALVRVRRARGRCPRLTGACEHRRAAARRKLVDTIGWRRVRLATRALAAGRYELVVRHAGRELRGRFTLLR; via the coding sequence ATGACGCGCGGCTGGCAAGCGCCCTGGCGAGCTCGGGCGGTGGCGACCGTCGTCGCGGGGGTGTGCTGCGCGCTTCTGTGGGGGGCGGACGCGTTCGCTGTCACGCCGAAAGGAGCGTTCGCGACCCTCCGGCCCCTTCCCCGACCGCTGATGCTCACGGCGTGGGGGCTTTTGCCCGACGGGCGGGTGCTCGTGGCGGGCGGTTTCAGCGGCGGCGCCGGTACGCGCAGCGCGGTGCTCTTCGACCCGCGGTCGCGGCGTTGGCTCGCGACCGGCAGCCTCGCGGTCGGACGCTTCGCCCACACGCTGACGGTGCTGCCCGGCGGCGACGCTCTCGTCTGCGGCGGCGCCTCGCTGTCAGCCCGCGATCCCGGTTATCTGGCTAGCTGCGAGCGCTGGTTGCCGAGCAGCGGCAGGTTCGTCTCGGCTCCTGCGCTCCCCTCCCCACGTGCTAACCACGCGGCAGTGCTCGTTCCCCGCGCTGACGGCGGCAGCGCTGCGGTGGTGGTCACAGGCGGTTTGGGGCGCGGCAGCGCAGGGCTCGGGGAGGTCGACGTGCTGCCGCTAGGCGACGACGGGCGTGCCCTCGCTGGATGGCGTCCGCTCGCGGCTCTCGAGAACGGCCGCTACCACCACACCGCGACGGTTTTGCGCGACGGACGCGTGCTCGTCGCCGGCGGCGAACGCAGTGACCGGCCGATCCCGCTGTTCGCCACCGAGATCGTCGATCCGGTACGGGCGACGAGCACGGTGAGCGATCCTCTCACCGAGCCGCGCGTCAACCACTTCGCCGTCGCGCTCGCCGACGGGAGGGTGCTGGTGGGCGGTGGCGGCACGTTCGCGAGTGGCTTTCGCCGTAGCGTCGAGATCTACGATCCCCACAGTCAACGGTGGCGGCGTGCCGCACCGATGCGCGTGGCGCGCGGCTTCGCGCAGGCCACGCGCCTAGCCGACGGGCGCGTCTTGGTCGTCGGTGGGTTCGGCAACGACGGCGACCTGGCCGAGGCCGAGATCTACGACCCCCGCCGCGACCGCTGGACGATGGTCGGCGAGCGACCCCGCCCGCGGGCGCGCGGCATCGCCGTCACGCTCACCGACGGTCTTGTGCTCCTTGCCGGTGGCCAGCTCGCGAACGGGCGGGTGTTACGCGATGCCGAACTCTTCGACCCGCGTGCCGTCGCGCGACTAGCCGACCTGCGTCTGCCGGCGCGAGTCCGCTCGCGCGCCGCACTCGTGTTCCGGTACTGGTCCGGAACGCGCGGGCCGACAACGATCGCGCTCGTGCGTGTGCGCAGAGCGCGAGGGCGGTGCCCGCGGCTAACCGGGGCTTGCGAGCACCGGCGCGCCGCCGCCCGGCGCAAGCTCGTGGACACCATCGGTTGGCGCCGCGTGCGGCTCGCCACGCGCGCACTGGCTGCAGGACGCTACGAGCTCGTCGTGCGCCACGCCGGTCGCGAGCTGCGCGGGCGGTTCACGCTGCTGCGCTAG
- a CDS encoding PKD domain-containing protein, with product MRRALSLVIEVAAVLSALAIAPASASAARIVAGPPAYSPSPDATFTWERGGGVVLATECRIDGTRVDCSPPTTTLRGLPDGEHRFQIREIGLFTDDTVEWRWTIDTRAPDTVFTAKPRAVGDERSARFAIEADEDGVRFECRLDGAAFAPCDREVILSVGDGLHTFEARAIDRAGNVDASPARYSWFVLPLPPPPPPSDDGAGSGGPIGGGLGPVLGGSPPRAELRIAGSRTARQGRPVRFDASRSRAGSAPIVLYRFDWGDGTSDTTYQSRALHAYRRTGTFAAKVTAIDRDGRASTSQRVRVVIIDGEPPAISVRQPRPGGRVRMGRSGVRISGYARDRSGVRTVWAAMHLVATTGFRQRAGAPLCAWYDGRSAFRVRSCARPLWFRTRRRRGGWSFVIPRRARIFAGTWVLRIRAADKLGNVADDLSLRRRTLVPFELLPYRGR from the coding sequence ATGCGCCGCGCGTTGTCGCTGGTGATCGAAGTGGCGGCGGTGCTTTCGGCGCTCGCGATCGCTCCAGCGAGCGCGAGCGCCGCGCGGATAGTGGCCGGGCCGCCCGCCTACTCGCCGTCGCCGGACGCCACGTTCACCTGGGAGCGCGGAGGTGGTGTCGTGCTCGCCACGGAGTGCCGGATCGACGGCACGCGGGTGGACTGCTCGCCACCGACGACGACGCTGCGCGGCCTGCCCGACGGCGAACACCGCTTCCAGATCCGCGAGATCGGCCTGTTTACCGACGACACCGTGGAGTGGCGCTGGACGATCGACACGCGCGCGCCCGACACCGTGTTCACGGCCAAGCCGCGAGCGGTCGGCGATGAGCGCAGCGCCCGCTTCGCTATCGAGGCCGACGAGGACGGCGTGCGCTTCGAGTGCCGGCTGGACGGAGCGGCTTTCGCTCCGTGCGACCGCGAGGTGATCCTCTCGGTCGGCGACGGTTTGCACACGTTCGAGGCGCGCGCGATCGACCGCGCCGGCAACGTCGATGCGAGCCCGGCGCGCTACTCGTGGTTCGTCCTTCCCCTGCCGCCTCCGCCCCCGCCGAGCGATGACGGAGCGGGCAGCGGCGGGCCGATCGGTGGTGGGCTCGGCCCCGTCCTCGGCGGCAGCCCGCCGCGCGCGGAGCTGCGCATCGCAGGTTCGCGCACTGCCCGCCAAGGTCGCCCGGTGCGCTTCGACGCGAGCCGCTCGCGCGCCGGTAGCGCGCCGATCGTTCTCTACCGGTTCGACTGGGGCGACGGCACGAGCGACACCACGTATCAGTCGCGGGCTCTGCACGCCTACCGGAGGACGGGCACTTTCGCGGCCAAAGTCACGGCGATCGATCGCGACGGGCGGGCGAGCACCTCGCAGCGAGTGCGGGTCGTGATCATCGACGGCGAGCCACCGGCGATTTCCGTGCGGCAACCGCGACCGGGCGGCCGCGTGCGCATGGGCCGGAGCGGGGTGCGGATCTCGGGCTACGCGCGCGACCGCTCCGGTGTGCGCACCGTGTGGGCGGCGATGCACCTCGTGGCCACGACCGGTTTCCGCCAGCGTGCTGGGGCGCCGCTCTGCGCCTGGTACGACGGGCGCTCGGCGTTCCGCGTGCGTTCGTGCGCGCGGCCGCTGTGGTTCCGCACGCGGCGGCGGCGCGGCGGCTGGAGCTTCGTGATTCCGCGCCGCGCGCGGATCTTCGCCGGCACCTGGGTCCTGCGGATCCGCGCCGCCGACAAGCTCGGCAACGTCGCCGACGACCTCTCGCTGCGCCGCCGTACGCTCGTGCCGTTCGAGCTTCTGCCGTACCGCGGGCGATGA
- a CDS encoding TolB family protein: MAGRCRREGRRPVGVTGSACVAIVVLVAALAAALLQTGRAAPAAAAELPAGARLVRVAPPAADPNGASGEPALSADGLVVAFATDASNFGPADGNGLRDVYTFDLATGRAELVSARADGQAANGVSGTPTLSGDGRVVAFVTAADNLVPVPPTQKTLVVVRERGGAPQLASRAIGGAAPDGDSFQPDISADGRYVVFASAASNLVPGDTNRKTDVFVYDRLRATVARVSVSTSGRQANGNSSNPRISADGRYVCFSSAATNLVRGDRNRVQDVLVRDLLRGRTERVTLSSTGKEQNAALAPPFAQVCDLSADGRYVVFDSDATNLVRGDVNGRTDVFLRDRARRRTILVSRTVSDGLGLSDSFNPAISGDGRTVVFQSFAENLAPPFASREHVYVRGVGSGGTATLDEPAAGPFEEFWRTPLYVQPAIAQDGTVAAFESRHSTIVAGDTNGVADVFVRSVAPPDTRAARRLPGVVRGRRVRLVATSPDPTADRALCRIDRRRPFRCRLRRTIELRGLRRGRHRLVVAAGGPGRLYDRAPLVWRFRVR, from the coding sequence GTGGCGGGCAGGTGCCGACGCGAGGGACGGCGTCCGGTCGGCGTAACCGGATCGGCGTGCGTGGCCATCGTCGTGCTGGTCGCGGCTCTTGCCGCGGCGCTACTGCAAACGGGGCGAGCGGCGCCCGCCGCGGCTGCCGAGCTACCGGCGGGCGCGCGCCTCGTGCGCGTCGCGCCGCCCGCCGCCGACCCGAACGGGGCGAGCGGCGAGCCGGCGCTCTCGGCCGACGGTCTCGTCGTTGCCTTTGCGACCGACGCCTCGAACTTCGGCCCCGCCGACGGGAACGGTTTGCGCGACGTCTACACGTTCGACCTCGCAACCGGTCGCGCCGAGCTCGTCTCGGCGCGCGCCGACGGCCAGGCGGCGAACGGCGTCTCGGGGACGCCGACGCTGAGTGGCGACGGACGGGTCGTCGCGTTCGTGACTGCCGCCGACAACCTCGTCCCAGTACCACCCACGCAGAAGACGCTCGTAGTGGTGCGCGAGCGCGGCGGCGCTCCGCAGCTCGCCAGCCGGGCGATCGGCGGTGCCGCGCCCGACGGCGACTCCTTCCAGCCCGACATCTCGGCCGACGGCCGCTACGTCGTTTTCGCCTCCGCGGCCAGCAACCTCGTGCCGGGCGACACCAACCGCAAGACCGACGTGTTCGTCTACGACCGGCTGCGCGCGACGGTCGCGCGCGTCAGCGTCTCGACGAGCGGCCGCCAGGCGAACGGCAACTCGTCCAATCCGCGCATCTCCGCCGATGGTCGCTATGTCTGTTTCAGCTCGGCCGCGACGAACCTTGTGCGCGGCGACCGCAACCGCGTCCAGGACGTTCTCGTCCGCGACCTGCTTCGGGGGCGCACGGAGCGCGTCACGCTGTCGAGCACCGGCAAGGAGCAGAACGCCGCTCTCGCCCCGCCCTTCGCCCAGGTTTGCGATCTCTCGGCAGACGGACGCTACGTGGTGTTCGACAGCGACGCCACGAACCTCGTCCGCGGCGACGTCAACGGGCGCACCGACGTTTTCCTACGCGATCGCGCGCGCCGCCGGACGATCCTCGTCTCGCGCACCGTGAGCGACGGACTCGGCTTGAGCGACAGCTTCAACCCGGCGATCTCGGGCGACGGGCGGACGGTGGTGTTTCAGTCGTTCGCCGAGAACCTCGCACCGCCCTTCGCGAGCCGCGAGCACGTCTACGTCCGAGGCGTCGGTAGCGGGGGCACGGCGACGCTCGACGAACCTGCCGCGGGACCGTTCGAGGAGTTCTGGCGCACGCCGTTGTACGTTCAACCGGCGATCGCGCAGGACGGCACCGTCGCCGCATTCGAATCGCGCCACAGCACGATCGTCGCCGGTGACACGAACGGGGTCGCCGACGTTTTCGTGCGCTCGGTCGCGCCGCCCGACACGCGCGCCGCCCGCCGGCTGCCTGGCGTCGTGCGGGGTCGCCGTGTGCGGCTCGTCGCGACATCGCCCGATCCGACGGCCGATCGGGCTCTGTGCCGGATCGACCGTCGCCGCCCCTTCCGTTGCCGGTTGCGCCGGACGATCGAGCTGCGCGGCTTGCGCCGCGGCCGCCACCGGCTGGTGGTGGCGGCGGGCGGCCCCGGCCGCTTGTACGACCGTGCGCCGCTCGTGTGGCGTTTCCGGGTGCGCTAG